The genomic region CTCTCGAGAAAACCGGGAAGCGATAGGTGATGTTCACGACTATGTTCACGTGTATGCGATGGATAAGGGACACTTTAAAGCCACAAGAAATAAACTCGACCCTACTGAAGACCAGTTGGAGGTGTATCGCAATCCGAACAATGATCCCAAAGGTCGTTGGCGGCCTGTCCCGATCACAGCACAGGCTGGCCATGCTACTAAAGATCAATTTTATGAAATAACGACTCCTTCCGGAAAAGTGCACACTCCCCCAGAAGGACGATGCTGGGGAATGAGCGAGAACACCTTTAACAAGTTGCAAGCGGAGGGTCGGATATACTTTGGAAAAAAAGGCGATGCTCAACCGAATCTAATCCGTTATGCAAGCGAGATTGAGGGCTTTGTTCCATGGACATGGTGGCCTAGTAATGAGGCCGGCCACACTGATGAAGCAAAGAAAGAACTGATGTCCATTATGAAAGATTCCGAACTTGCATTCGATACGATTAAACCCGTTAGACTGCTCCATCGAATTCTTCAGATGGCAACACACAGAGACTCTTTGATCTTGGATAGTTTTGCAGGAAGTGGCTCCACAGCACACGCTGTGCTTGAATTGAACAAATACGATCAAGGTGATCGCCGCTTTATTCTTGTCGAGTGCGAAGACTACGCCGACAGTCTCACCGCAGAGCGTGTTCGCCGGGTGATCAAAGGCTATCCCTACACCGGCACCCTGCGAGAAGAGTTGCATCGAGAAAACATCACCTGGAGTACCTTTGAAAAAAAGCAGGCGAAGGTTCTGGAGCATATCGCCTCCATCGAAAACCTGAACGGCCACGAGTACGATAAGATCAAAAAGCAGATCAAAGACGGGATACTCACCGTCACCGGCGAGCGCAAGGTGAAGGAAACCGCTCCAGGGATTGGGGGCAGCTTTACCTACTGCACCCTGGGAGAGCCCATAGATATTGAAAGCTTGCTTACCGGTAAAGGATTGCCTGGCTTCGACGCGCTGGCACGCTACGTTTTCTATACCGCTACGGGGCAGTCATTGGAAAAGATAGGCAAGCCTGCGCCTGATGGCTTTATCGGTGAGACAGACCTGTTCCGAGTACATTTATTCTATCAGCCAAACAAAGAGTGGCTACGCTCCAATGACTCGGCACTGAACGCCGAAAGAATGGCTGCTATTGGGCAGGGCAACAAGAGCGGAAAGCGCGCCATCGTGTTTGCCGTGGCCAAGTTCATGAGCCAGAAAGAGCTGACCGCCCGGCGCATCGAATTTTGTCAGTTGCCCTATGCCGTCCATCGTATTCTTGGGGGTTAAGCATGGAGTTGAAGGAATACCAGCAAGGCGTATTGAGCAAGCTGGACAGCTATCTGACGGTGCTGGCTGAGCAGCGCGAGCAGGCTCAGGACTTTGTCGAGTTCCAGAAGAATAAGGGCAAGGCATCTACTCTGGGCGATTACTGCCGCGAGGCGTGGGATCAACTCAATACCGAGCGCCTGCTGCCCTATCTCAACCAGGGCGGAAACCCCGTCGTGGCTCCCTATCTCTCTCGGCATGATGGCCAGGGACTATCAACCCCCAATATCTGTTTCAAGGTACCCACGGGCGGTGGTAAGACCTTGCTGGCCACTGCCGCACTAGAACGAGTGCAGACAGATTACTTCAAGCGCCAGACCGGGCTGATATTGTGGGTAGTGCCTTCAGAGGCCATCTACCGGCAAACTTGGAAGCAATTGGCCAACCGAGAACATCCATATCGGCAAATGCTAGAGCGTGCCTCCGGAGGACGAGTAAAACTACTGGAAAAGGGCGATGCCTTCGCTCGCCGGGATGTGGAAGGCCAGCTGTGTGTGATGCTGCTAATGCTGCCCTCGGCGGCACGTAAGTCCAAGGAAACACTGCGCCTGTTTCGCGATAGTGGCCGTTTTACCTCCTTTTTTCCAATGGAAGATGACAGCGAGGCTAACCAGACACTACTCGATCATGTGCCGAATCTGGATCAGAACGATTTGGCGGACATGGGGTTTGGCGAAGGTATTGTGCCCGGTTCGGTCTCTATCAAGCAGAGTTTGGGTAATGTGCTGCGCTTGGTCAGGCCGGTGGTGGTGGTTGACGAGGGCCACAAAGCGTATTCGGACACAGCCCGGGATACCCTGGCCGGCTTCAATCCCCGCTTCATTCTTGAGCTCTCCGCCACACCCAACACCAACAACAAGCATCAATCCAATGTATTGGTGAACGTGCCGGGGACGGATCTCAAGGACGAGGAAATGATTAAGCTCCCTATCAATGTGATCAACGATGGCAAGGGTGGCTGGAAACACACCCTCACTCTGGCACATGCCAAGCAGCAAGAACTGGAGCAGGCGGCACTGGCGTTCCAGAACAAGACCGGGCGCTACATTCGGCCTATCGTCCTGGTACGCGTTGAACGCACTGGCAAAGATCAGCGCGACGCTGGGCTGGTGCACGCAGAGGATGCCCGGGAATACTTGCGTGATCAATTGGGTGTGAAGGAAGAGTATATCCGCCTCAAGACCTCCAGTGATGACGAACTGGCCGATGAAGATCTACTTTCGCCCACATCGCCTGTGCGTTTTATCATCACCAAAGATGCGCTGCGCGAGGGCTGGGATTGCCCATTCGCCTATGTCTTGGCGGTATTGTCACGCACTACAGCCACAACGGCACTTACCCAAATGATCGGCAGAGTGCTGCGTCAGCCCCATGCACAGGCTACTGGGATAGCGGCACTGGATGAGTGTTACGTGTTCACTTTCGATCAAGATGTCACTCAGGCTATTAACGGTGTGCGTAAAGGCCTGGAAGACGAGGGCATGGCCGATCTGGCCTCTAGCGTGAAATCGGTGGATCCAGGCAGTGGGCAGGCGCAGAACATGCGCCGTGAGACTATTGAGCGGCAGGGCAAGTTTGCAGGTTTGCCGCCGATCTTTCTGCCACGAGTGCTTCATCGAGACGCCAGTGTCCCTGAGGGCTATCGGCCACTGGACTACGACCGGGATGTGCTCGGCATTTTGGATTGGGAAGCCTTGCAGTTCCTCGGCGCGGACAAAGCTACCATGGACGCTGATAAACTCGAACGTACGGTGGCCCGCGTTAACTTGGACCGAAAGGCAAAGGAATCTGGCCAAACCATCTTTGAACTTGATCAAGAAGCGGTAGATGCCTTGCCTGAAGAAGGTCTGGATGCACCCTACCTGGTGCGCCAACTCCTCGATGTGATACCCAACCCCTGGCAGGGAATGCGTTTGCTGGAAGAAACTTTCGTCGCTCTGCGGGACAAGGGCGTCACCGATGAGCAAATTTACGTGAATCGGTTCGACTTGATTCAAGCGATGAAGGCGGATCTGCGAGAGCAAGTTAACGCTATGGCCGAAGTCCTGTTTCGGGACAAACTCGATAGCGGCGAGATCACCTTGCGGCTGGTGACCTCCAATGATCCAGCGCTCAACTGG from Marinobacter sp. LV10R510-11A harbors:
- a CDS encoding site-specific DNA-methyltransferase, which produces MPTLEFKGKQFVYSHHLSVPFRELQVVPDKSLPVEGKQPSLDDNLIIHGDNLEALKALLPTHAGKVDCIFIDPPYNTGNEGWCYNDNVRSPLMKEWLKKSANPVDKEDLERHEKWLCMMWPRLNLLKELLSPTGVIFATIDDNEGHRLRGLLDEIFGEEQHVATIVWQKRYSRENREAIGDVHDYVHVYAMDKGHFKATRNKLDPTEDQLEVYRNPNNDPKGRWRPVPITAQAGHATKDQFYEITTPSGKVHTPPEGRCWGMSENTFNKLQAEGRIYFGKKGDAQPNLIRYASEIEGFVPWTWWPSNEAGHTDEAKKELMSIMKDSELAFDTIKPVRLLHRILQMATHRDSLILDSFAGSGSTAHAVLELNKYDQGDRRFILVECEDYADSLTAERVRRVIKGYPYTGTLREELHRENITWSTFEKKQAKVLEHIASIENLNGHEYDKIKKQIKDGILTVTGERKVKETAPGIGGSFTYCTLGEPIDIESLLTGKGLPGFDALARYVFYTATGQSLEKIGKPAPDGFIGETDLFRVHLFYQPNKEWLRSNDSALNAERMAAIGQGNKSGKRAIVFAVAKFMSQKELTARRIEFCQLPYAVHRILGG
- a CDS encoding DEAD/DEAH box helicase yields the protein MELKEYQQGVLSKLDSYLTVLAEQREQAQDFVEFQKNKGKASTLGDYCREAWDQLNTERLLPYLNQGGNPVVAPYLSRHDGQGLSTPNICFKVPTGGGKTLLATAALERVQTDYFKRQTGLILWVVPSEAIYRQTWKQLANREHPYRQMLERASGGRVKLLEKGDAFARRDVEGQLCVMLLMLPSAARKSKETLRLFRDSGRFTSFFPMEDDSEANQTLLDHVPNLDQNDLADMGFGEGIVPGSVSIKQSLGNVLRLVRPVVVVDEGHKAYSDTARDTLAGFNPRFILELSATPNTNNKHQSNVLVNVPGTDLKDEEMIKLPINVINDGKGGWKHTLTLAHAKQQELEQAALAFQNKTGRYIRPIVLVRVERTGKDQRDAGLVHAEDAREYLRDQLGVKEEYIRLKTSSDDELADEDLLSPTSPVRFIITKDALREGWDCPFAYVLAVLSRTTATTALTQMIGRVLRQPHAQATGIAALDECYVFTFDQDVTQAINGVRKGLEDEGMADLASSVKSVDPGSGQAQNMRRETIERQGKFAGLPPIFLPRVLHRDASVPEGYRPLDYDRDVLGILDWEALQFLGADKATMDADKLERTVARVNLDRKAKESGQTIFELDQEAVDALPEEGLDAPYLVRQLLDVIPNPWQGMRLLEETFVALRDKGVTDEQIYVNRFDLIQAMKADLREQVNAMAEVLFRDKLDSGEITLRLVTSNDPALNWKIAETLEIDVSDVDPLLYRKNGTPLEKNLFEKVYQSEFNNLEKNTAWYLDESKCVYWWHRIAVNQRSYGLQGWQRHRVYPDLLACVHGVENGKFRFSVLETKGDHLKGNDDTEYKRKLFELFTRYADITASIGQLALEDQGDPLSFRMVMEKDWKQGLVDEGIK